In Cotesia glomerata isolate CgM1 linkage group LG3, MPM_Cglom_v2.3, whole genome shotgun sequence, one genomic interval encodes:
- the LOC123261244 gene encoding uncharacterized protein LOC123261244: MRVKHSFLIIQSVLEILQLTLANSECPLDTMTPGTRTGTEPNFTKLLHRKRRHLVFPKSTTFVITVIGLKSIQVKEPTNWNLDLEFDIIWPIPSDEISSEKKIIRKKSNHKLRRHKRDFYNTFELALQRLGFPGKNCILRTICESKIFLQPPGISFLDDLLRVILSHEEDEENPDLYDIAYQSMNDCHKAYQCPISLLELLVNNF; encoded by the exons ATGAGAGTTAAACATTCGTTCCTCATCATCCAAAGTGTTCTTGAGATTCTGCAGTTGACTCTTGCTAACTCAGAGTGTCCTCTGGATACTATGACACCTGGAACTAGAACTGGAACTGAACCTAACTTTACTAAACTACTACATCGCAAAAGACGACACCTGGTGTTTCCCAAGAGCACCACATTCGTG ATCACCGTAATAGGACTGAAATCAATCCAAGTCAAAGAGCCGACCAATTGGAATCTTGATCTCGAGTTTGACATAATCTGGCCCATCCCTTCCGATGAAATTTcctctgagaaaaaaataatccgaaaaaaatcaaaccaCAAGCTACGTCGACACAAACGAGATTTTTACAACACTTTTGAACTAGCTCTCCaaag ACTCGGGTTCCCTGGCAAGAATTGCATACTGAGGACAATATGTgaatcgaaaattttcttacaaccACCCGGGATTTCATTCCTGGATGATTTATTGCGTGTCATATTGAg CCACGAAGAAGATGAAGAAAATCCAGATTTATATGACATTGCGTATCAATCAATGAATGACTGTCATAAAGCGTATCAGTGTCCGATATCTTTATTGGAGTTGTtagtgaataatttttag